Proteins encoded together in one Cicer arietinum cultivar CDC Frontier isolate Library 1 chromosome 4, Cicar.CDCFrontier_v2.0, whole genome shotgun sequence window:
- the LOC101506182 gene encoding probable UDP-N-acetylglucosamine--peptide N-acetylglucosaminyltransferase SEC codes for MISVQGDHHRHHYNHQSQLPGSADTSRLPFTGDRVEPFSVKQEPASLTLLPLRTHESSEVDEDLHLSLAHQMYKSGSYKKALEHSNTVYERNPLRTDNLLLLGAIYYQLHDFDMCVAKNEEALRIEPHFAECYGNMANAWKEKGNIDLAIRYYLIAIELRPNFADAWSNLASAYMRKGRLTEAAQCCRQALAINPLMVDAHSNLGNLMKAQGLVQEAYSCYLEALRIQPTFAIAWSNLAGLFMESGDFNRALQYYKEAVKLKPSFPDAYLNLGNVYKALGMPQEAIACYQHALQTRPNYGMAYGNLASIHYEQGQLDMAILHYKQAITCDPRFLEAYNNLGNALKDVGRVEEAIQCYNQCLSLQPNHPQALTNLGNIYMEWNMVAAAASYYKATLSVTTGLSAPYNNLAIIYKQQGNYADAISCYNEVLRIDPLAADGLVNRGNTYKEIGRVSDAIQDYVRAINVRPTMAEAHANLASAYKDSGLVEAAVKSYRQALILRSDFPEATCNLLHTLQCVCCWEDRDQMFKEVEGIIKRQINMSVLPSVQPFHAIAYPLDPMLALEISRKYAAHCSVIASRFALPPFTHPAPIPIKRDGGYERLRIGYVSSDFGNHPLSHLMGSVFGMHNRKNVEVFCYGLSPNDGTEWRQRIQSEAEHFVDVSAMTSDMIAKLINDDKIQILINLNGYTKGARNEIFAMKPAPIQVSYMGFPGTTGASYIDYLVTDEFVSPLQYAHIYSEKIVHLPHCYFVNDYKQKNQDVLDPNCQPKRSDYGLPEDKFLFACFNQLYKMDPEIFNTWCNILKRVPNSALWLLKFPAAGEMRLRAYAVAQGVQPDQIIFTDVAMKNEHIRRSSLADLFLDTPLCNAHTTGTDILWAGLPMVTLPLEKMATRVAGSLCLSTGLGEEMIVSSMKEYEDRAVSLALNRPKLQALTDKLKAVRMTCPLFDTTRWVRNLDRAYFKMWNLHCSGQRPQHFKVTENDLECPYDK; via the exons ATGATCTCCGTGCAGGGAGATCACCATCGCCACCACTATAACCACCAGTCACAGCTTCCCGGCTCAGCTGACACTTCTCGGCTCCCGTTCACCGGAGATCGCGTTGAACCGTTCTCCGTTAAGCAAGAGCCAGCTTCGCTTACGCTATTGCCTTTACGTACACATGAATCTAGTGaag TCGATGAAGATTTGCATTTGTCTCTTGCACATCAAATGTACAAGAGTGGAAGTTACAAGAAAGCACTAGAACATAGCAACACTGTCTATGAGAGAAATCCGCTTCGTACTGATAACTTACTACTCCTCGGTGCAATCTATTACCag TTGCATGATTTTGATATGTGTGTGGCAAAAAATGAAGAAGCACTTAGGATTGAGCCACACTTTGCCGAGTGTTACGGTAATATGGCAAATGCATGGAAG GAAAAAGGCAACATTGACCTTGCAATTCGCTATTACTTGATTGCTATCGAG CTTCGTCCCAATTTTGCTGATGCATGGTCAAATCTTGCTAGTGCATACATGCGTAAAGGAAGGCTCACTGAAGCAGCTCAATGTTGTCGTCAAGCACTTGCTATAAACCCACTAATG GTCGATGCTCATAGCAACTTGGGTAATCTAATGAAAGCTCAAGGGTTGGTCCAAGAA GCATACAGTTGCTACCTTGAGGCATTGCGTATTCAACCTACCTTTGCTATTGCATGGTCAAATCTTGCTGGTCTGTTCATGGAGTCTGGTGATTTCAACAGAGCCCTACAATATTACAAG GAAGCAGTTAAACTCAAACCTTCCTTCCCTGATGCATATTTGAACCTTGGGAATGTATACAAG gCTTTAGGGATGCCTCAAGAAGCTATTGCATGTTATCAACATGCTCTTCAGACGCGGCCAAACTATGGCATGGCTTATG GTAATTTGGCCAGTATACATTATGAGCAAGGGCAACTGGATATGGCAATTCTACACTACAAACAAGCTATCACATGTGACCCCAGATTTTTGGAAGCTTACAATAATTTG GGTAATGCTCTGAAAGACGTTGGCAGAGTGGAGGAAGCAATCCAGTGCTATAAT CAATGCCTTTCGTTACAGCCCAACCACCCACAAGCATTGaccaatcttgggaatatatacATGGAATG GAACATGGTGGCTGCCGCTGCTTCATATTATAAAGCAACACTAAGTGTAACCACTGGATTATCTGCACCCTATAATAACCTTGCTATAATCTATAAGCAGCAG GGGAATTATGCAGATGCTATATCTTGCTACAATGAGGTCCTCCGTATTGATCCCTTGGCAGCTGATGGACTTGTAAACAGAGGCAATACATATAAGGAGATCGGTCGAGTTAGTGATGCTATCCAGGATTATGTGCGTGCAATTAATGTTAGGCCTACTATGGCCGAAGCCCATGCTAATTTGGCTTCAGCCTATAAAGATAG TGGATTAGTAGAGGCAGCTGTAAAGAGTTATAGACAGGCATTGATTCTTCGTTCGGACTTTCCTGAAGCAACTTGCAATCTCCTACATACACTTCAG TGTGTCTGCTGTTGGGAGGACCGTGATCAAATGTTCAAGGAAGTAGAAGGGATTATCAAAAGGCAGATTAAT aTGTCAGTTCTTCCTAGTGTCCAGCCTTTCCATGCAATAGCATATCCACTTGACCCAATGCTTGCTCTGGAAATTAG CCGTAAATATGCTGCACACTGCTCTGTAATTGCATCTCGTTTTGCTCTTCCACCATTTACCCATCCTGCTCCTATTCCAATCAAGCGGGATGGAGGATATGAGAGACTCAGGATTGG GTATGTGAGTAGTGACTTCGGTAATCACCCCTTGTCACATCTCATGGGATCTGTTTTTGGTATGCACAACAGAAAGAATGTTGAG GTATTCTGCTATGGCTTGAGTCCAAACGATGGTACTGAATGGAGACAACGTATTCAATCTGAAGCAGAGCACTTTGTGGATGTATCTGCCATGACATCGGATATGATAGCAAAATTGATTAATGATGATAAGATTCAGATCCTTATCAACCTTAACGGTTATACAAAG GGTGCCAGAAATGAGATATTTGCTATGAAACCTGCACCCATTCAAGTTTCATATATGGGATTTCCTGGCACAACTGGAGCTAGTTATATAGATTACTTGGTTACTGATGAG TTTGTTTCACCTCTTCAGTATGCACATATTTACTCTGAAAAGATTGTCCATCTCCCGCATTGCTACTTTGTGAACGATTATAAACAg AAAAATCAGGATGTGTTAGATCCAAACTGTCAGCCCAAACGATCAGATTATGGTCTACCTGAGGATAAGTTTCTATTTGCATGCTTCAATCAACTTTACAAAATGGATCCTGAAATATTTAATACATG GTGTAATATACTTAAACGTGTACCCAACAGCGCACTTTGGCTCCTGAAATTTCCTGCAGCAGGCGAAATGAGGCTGAGGGCAT ATGCTGTTGCACAAGGGGTACAGCCCGATCAAATTATCTTCACAGATGTTGCAATGAAGAATGAACACATTAGACGGAGTTCTTTAGCAGACTTATTTCTTGACAC GCCGTTATGCAATGCACATACAACAGGAACAGATATACTATGGGCAGGTCTGCCTATGGTTACTCTACCTCTTGAGAAAATGGCTACTAGGGTTGCTGGGTCACTCTGTCTTTCCACTGGACTGGGAGAGGAGATGATTGTCAGCAG TATGAAAGAGTATGAAGATAGAGCTGTATCATTGGCTTTGAATCGCCCTAAGCTTCAAGCTCTTACTGACAAGCTTAAAGCTGTTCGCATGACCTGTCCTCTATTTGACACAACCCGATGG GTGAGAAATCTCGACAGagcatattttaaaatgtggAATCTGCATTGCTCTGGTCAACGCCCACAGCATTTTAAGGTCACTGAAAATGATCTCGAATGTCCTTATGATAAATAG